Proteins from a single region of Chrysemys picta bellii isolate R12L10 chromosome 9, ASM1138683v2, whole genome shotgun sequence:
- the TBCCD1 gene encoding TBCC domain-containing protein 1 isoform X6, protein MRDYVITFYEDKHFQGRRYECDSDCPDFHTYLSRCNSIRVEGGAWVVYERPNFAGNMYVLTHGEYPEYQRWMGLNDRLSSCKAIHLSSGDQHRIQIFEKGDFGGQMYESTEDCPSVMDEFHIREIHACKVLEGAWVFYEHPNFRGRQYLLEKGEYRKPVDWGAVSPTVQSFRCIVE, encoded by the exons ATCACTTTCTACGAAGACAAGCATTTCCAGGGCCGTCGCTATGAGTGTGACAGTGACTGCCCTGATTTTCACACCTACCTAAGCCGCTGCAACTCCATCCGAGTGGAGGGGGGTGCCTGGGTTGTCTATGAGCGGCCTAACTTTGCAGGGAACATGTACGTTCTGACCCACGGCGAGTACCCCGAGTACCAGCGCTGGATGGGCCTTAATGACCGCCTCAGCTCATGCAAAGCCATTCACTTA TCCAGTGGAGACCAGCACCGCATTCAGATCTTTGAGAAGGGGGACTTTGGTGGCCAGATGTACGAATCTACGGAGGACTGCCCTTCGGTCATGGACGAGTTCCACATCCGGGAAATCCATGCCTGCAAAGTGCTGGAGGGGGCCTGGGTATTCTATGAGCACCCCAACTTCCGTGGCAGGCAGTACCTCTTGGAGAAGGGGGAGTACCGTAAGCCCGTTGATTGGGGGGCTGTGTCCCCCACTGTCCAGTCCTTCCGCTGCATTGTAGAGTGA